In one Streptomyces sp. NBC_01241 genomic region, the following are encoded:
- a CDS encoding DUF397 domain-containing protein yields the protein MTRAAHPAPRTAALAWFKSSYSSDQGGACIEVAYDWRKSSYSSSQGGDCVEVATHPAAVHIRDSKVTDGPVLTVPPAAWTAFLDATV from the coding sequence ATGACCCGCGCAGCACACCCGGCTCCCCGTACCGCCGCCCTCGCCTGGTTCAAGTCCAGCTACAGCAGCGACCAGGGCGGGGCCTGCATCGAAGTCGCCTACGACTGGCGCAAGTCGAGCTACAGCAGCAGCCAGGGCGGTGACTGCGTCGAGGTCGCCACCCACCCCGCCGCCGTGCACATCCGCGACTCCAAGGTCACCGACGGCCCCGTCCTCACCGTTCCCCCCGCCGCCTGGACCGCGTTCCTGGACGCCACGGTCTGA